One stretch of Arachis hypogaea cultivar Tifrunner chromosome 20, arahy.Tifrunner.gnm2.J5K5, whole genome shotgun sequence DNA includes these proteins:
- the LOC112784418 gene encoding cation/calcium exchanger 2-like isoform X1, producing the protein MGHYTLLLNTCFLIVVCAFMVVHLQLPEVVDVDNHTDNSFSNITTDQDCNSLHNHDDYKHKCLYLKSNDPCVSQGYIDYLFFFYCKLGRFPLLGYTLLILWLLVLFYMLANTTCQYFCPSLENLSKFLRLSPTIAGVTLLSLGNGASDVFSSLVSFQGSGTQSIGFNTVLGGVSFVTCVVVGLVSISIRNKSVGVIKSAFVRDVCFLFLVLLFLFSILISGEINVLGAVGFTLLYGLYVVVVYVSSTRWKDGCGGEGVVGVVGVDGVADIAENLNVQLLNSIEKGFIDENEMNDVKEKRNWCLGSSIWRNSLYALEMPLYLPRRLTIPVVCEENWSKPFAVGSVILAPVLLCVIWVPFNRENFMNTFMIYGIGLLIGIVLGIAAILTTNMSAPPPRKWLFPWLAGGFLMSVTWSYISAQELVGLLVSIGYICGISPSILGLTVLAWGNSLGDLMTNLTLAINGGSEGAQIAISGCYAGPIFNTLVGLGLSLVTCTWSQYPQNVVITKDLYLWETMGFLVIGLIWALVVLIRKDMKLNGLLGVGLLVIYFVSLFLRLVQTKGSLDLDQF; encoded by the coding sequence ATGGGTCACTACACTTTGTTGTTGAACACTTGTTTTCTTATAGTGGTGTGTGCCTTCATGGTTGTTCATTTGCAACTTCCTGAAGTTGTCGATGTGGACAACCACACCGACAACTCTTTCTCTAACATAACAACCGACCAAGATTGCAACAGTTTGCACAACCATGACGACTACAAACACAAGTGTCTGTACCTCAAATCCAACGATCCATGCGTGTCTCAGGGCTACATCGAttaccttttcttcttctattgcaAGCTTGGGAGGTTCCCTCTTTTAGGTTACACTCTATTGATACTTTGGCTCCTTGTTTTGTTTTACATGTTGGCAAACACTACTTGTCAGTATTTTTGTCCTTCACTTGAAAATCTTTCAAAGTTTCTCAGGTTGTCGCCAACAATTGCTGGGGTGACTCTTCTCTCCCTTGGCAATGGTGCCAGTGATGTCTTCTCAAGCCTTGTTTCTTTCCAAGGTAGTGGGACCCAAAGCATTGGCTTCAACACTGTTCTTGGTGGGGTTTCTTTTGTCACTTGTGTTGTTGTGGGCCTAGTTAGCATTTCAATACGTAACAAGAGTGTTGGGGTTATCAAATCTGCGTTTGTGAGGGAtgtttgctttctctttctcgttcttttgttcttgtttagCATCTTGATCAGTGGTGAGATCAATGTTCTTGGTGCAGTTGGTTTTACTCTTTTGTATGGGTTGTATGTGGTTGTTGTTTACGTGTCTTCCACGCGATGGAAGGATGGTTGTGGTGGCGAAGGGGTTGTCGGGGTTGTCGGGGTTGATGGTGTTGCTGATATTGCTGAAAATCTGAACGTGCAGCTTCTGAATTCCATTGAGAAAGGTTTTATTGATGAAAATGAAATGAATGATGTTAAAGAAAAGAGGAACTGGTGTTTGGGATCTTCAATATGGCGAAATTCCCTTTATGCCCTTGAGATGCCACTTTACTTGCCAAGGAGGTTGACAATTCCGGTTGTTTGTGAAGAAAATTGGTCAAAGCCATTTGCTGTGGGTTCAGTGATTTTGGCACCGGTTCTGTTATGTGTAATTTGGGTTCCTTTTAATCGAGAAAATTTTATGAACACCTTTATGATCTATGGGATCGGTTTATTAATTGGAATTGTACTTGGAATAGCGGCAATTTTAACTACAAATATGTCGGCGCCGCCGCCGCGGAAGTGGTTGTTTCCGTGGCTTGCCGGAGGGTTTCTGATGAGTGTGACTTGGAGTTACATTTCAGCTCAAGAATTGGTAGGGTTGCTAGTTTCAATTGGATACATTTGtggaattagtccttcaattctAGGGTTAACGGTTCTTGCTTGGGGGAATTCACTTGGGGATTTAATGACGAATTTAACCCTGGCTATAAATGGTGGATCTGAGGGTGCTCAAATTGCAATTTCAGGTTGCTATGCTGGCCCAATATTTAATACTCTTGTTGGGTTGGGTTTGTCTCTTGTTACTTGCACTTGGTCACAGTACCCACAAAATGTTGTCATCACTAAAGATTTATATCTATGGGAGACAATGGGATTTTTGGTCATTGGATTAATTTGGGCACTTGTGGTTTTGATTAGAAAAGATATGAAACTTAATGGACTTTTGGGAGTGGGGCTTTTGGTAATTTACTTCGTTTCTCTATTTCTGAGGCTAGTTCAGACTAAAGGGTCTCTAGATCTAGACCAATTCTAA
- the LOC112784418 gene encoding cation/calcium exchanger 2-like isoform X2 — protein MRVSGLHRLPFLLLLQAWEVPSFRLSPTIAGVTLLSLGNGASDVFSSLVSFQGSGTQSIGFNTVLGGVSFVTCVVVGLVSISIRNKSVGVIKSAFVRDVCFLFLVLLFLFSILISGEINVLGAVGFTLLYGLYVVVVYVSSTRWKDGCGGEGVVGVVGVDGVADIAENLNVQLLNSIEKGFIDENEMNDVKEKRNWCLGSSIWRNSLYALEMPLYLPRRLTIPVVCEENWSKPFAVGSVILAPVLLCVIWVPFNRENFMNTFMIYGIGLLIGIVLGIAAILTTNMSAPPPRKWLFPWLAGGFLMSVTWSYISAQELVGLLVSIGYICGISPSILGLTVLAWGNSLGDLMTNLTLAINGGSEGAQIAISGCYAGPIFNTLVGLGLSLVTCTWSQYPQNVVITKDLYLWETMGFLVIGLIWALVVLIRKDMKLNGLLGVGLLVIYFVSLFLRLVQTKGSLDLDQF, from the exons ATGCGTGTCTCAGGGCTACATCGAttaccttttcttcttctattgcaAGCTTGGGAGGTTCCCTCTTTTAG GTTGTCGCCAACAATTGCTGGGGTGACTCTTCTCTCCCTTGGCAATGGTGCCAGTGATGTCTTCTCAAGCCTTGTTTCTTTCCAAGGTAGTGGGACCCAAAGCATTGGCTTCAACACTGTTCTTGGTGGGGTTTCTTTTGTCACTTGTGTTGTTGTGGGCCTAGTTAGCATTTCAATACGTAACAAGAGTGTTGGGGTTATCAAATCTGCGTTTGTGAGGGAtgtttgctttctctttctcgttcttttgttcttgtttagCATCTTGATCAGTGGTGAGATCAATGTTCTTGGTGCAGTTGGTTTTACTCTTTTGTATGGGTTGTATGTGGTTGTTGTTTACGTGTCTTCCACGCGATGGAAGGATGGTTGTGGTGGCGAAGGGGTTGTCGGGGTTGTCGGGGTTGATGGTGTTGCTGATATTGCTGAAAATCTGAACGTGCAGCTTCTGAATTCCATTGAGAAAGGTTTTATTGATGAAAATGAAATGAATGATGTTAAAGAAAAGAGGAACTGGTGTTTGGGATCTTCAATATGGCGAAATTCCCTTTATGCCCTTGAGATGCCACTTTACTTGCCAAGGAGGTTGACAATTCCGGTTGTTTGTGAAGAAAATTGGTCAAAGCCATTTGCTGTGGGTTCAGTGATTTTGGCACCGGTTCTGTTATGTGTAATTTGGGTTCCTTTTAATCGAGAAAATTTTATGAACACCTTTATGATCTATGGGATCGGTTTATTAATTGGAATTGTACTTGGAATAGCGGCAATTTTAACTACAAATATGTCGGCGCCGCCGCCGCGGAAGTGGTTGTTTCCGTGGCTTGCCGGAGGGTTTCTGATGAGTGTGACTTGGAGTTACATTTCAGCTCAAGAATTGGTAGGGTTGCTAGTTTCAATTGGATACATTTGtggaattagtccttcaattctAGGGTTAACGGTTCTTGCTTGGGGGAATTCACTTGGGGATTTAATGACGAATTTAACCCTGGCTATAAATGGTGGATCTGAGGGTGCTCAAATTGCAATTTCAGGTTGCTATGCTGGCCCAATATTTAATACTCTTGTTGGGTTGGGTTTGTCTCTTGTTACTTGCACTTGGTCACAGTACCCACAAAATGTTGTCATCACTAAAGATTTATATCTATGGGAGACAATGGGATTTTTGGTCATTGGATTAATTTGGGCACTTGTGGTTTTGATTAGAAAAGATATGAAACTTAATGGACTTTTGGGAGTGGGGCTTTTGGTAATTTACTTCGTTTCTCTATTTCTGAGGCTAGTTCAGACTAAAGGGTCTCTAGATCTAGACCAATTCTAA